AAGTTGGTTAAAAGATGGGTTTTAATCGGTAAAATTTCCGAATCTGCTTCGGGAATCTTGCGCCAGTTGGTAGACTCCGAGGGGTCTGGATATTTGAAGGGCACGACCACATGGCGAGTTTTGGGAATGCGGCCCTCGGGTCCATAAGTAACATAGGTGACGGCAATCCAGGCGGCTTTCAGGCGATCGAGGTTGGGTCCCTGAATATCAATCGCCACTTTCATGCGAGTTTTTTTGCCAATTTTGACAATATAGCCAAACCAATAGTTATCATCCCGGGATTTTTCATCCGGGTGCATGGGAATCACTTCTGTGCGGGTGGTGATTCCATCTAGGCTACTGCCAGAGAGGAGTTTGACCTCCGTATGGACTTCCGGCACCATAATTTCTAGGGTGGAGGTGCGGTTGATCAGTTCCAGTTCCCCAATCAGGTGACGGCGTTCCGGGGATAGGACTTCTTCGTGCCATTCTCCCGGGGTCAAATCCAGTTGATTTCCGGGTCTTCTGCGGTATTGGTATTCGATGGCAGCGGCAGCGGTTCCCAGGACCAATGCTGCCGCGCCGAGTGTGATTCCGATGGTGGTTGCGATCGCCACAAGTTTCCCCCTGTTCTCAAAATGTACAAAAATCGC
The genomic region above belongs to Laspinema palackyanum D2c and contains:
- a CDS encoding F420-0:Gamma-glutamyl ligase; protein product: MAIATTIGITLGAAALVLGTAAAAIEYQYRRRPGNQLDLTPGEWHEEVLSPERRHLIGELELINRTSTLEIMVPEVHTEVKLLSGSSLDGITTRTEVIPMHPDEKSRDDNYWFGYIVKIGKKTRMKVAIDIQGPNLDRLKAAWIAVTYVTYGPEGRIPKTRHVVVPFKYPDPSESTNWRKIPEADSEILPIKTHLLTNLDDPVDIVKRYVMPHAQPGDIVTIGETPVAIMQDRWHHPSTVKPGFVAKRLCYFFLPTSSLATACGLQTLVDIEGPVRVALAFFIGAIAKVFGKPGVFYQLAGEQARLIDDVTGTLPPYDQFIVLGPDNPQQVVDTIKQQTGLSAAIVDVNDLKAVKILAASSELSTDVLEQSLRSNPAGNADEQTPVVLIRPGRKSQS